A segment of the Gossypium hirsutum isolate 1008001.06 chromosome D10, Gossypium_hirsutum_v2.1, whole genome shotgun sequence genome:
TGCTATCAACTCTTAGAAGAGTCACCAGAGGACGGTGATAAATATTTTTCCGGCATAAAATTTACATGGCTAAAAGCCAAAATTAGACAATTATCAGCGACCACCACTAAAGGTGAGTTGATGTGCGTTGCTCGAGCGTACATCATGCATATGATAGGGGCAGTACTCATGCCTGATGCAAAGGGCGACAGTGTGCATTTGTCGTACTTGCCCCTGCTAGCTGATTTGTCCACTGCTAGGTCGTATAGCTGGGGTTCCGCCGTTCTAGCAACGCTGTACCGGGAGCTTTGTCGGGTGACAGAGCCGCATGTTAAAGACATCGACGGATGCCTCATACTGCTGTAGTCCTTGGCGCTTTATCGGGTGCCATTTTTGGCATCCGTTAGTCACCAACCCTATCTGTATCCACTGCCACtcaggtgataaaatataaattgtcattatttgtagtcataatatattgagtaatgttaccaaccctaaaccctatactATTTTTTGTAGGTAGATGACCCATCCAGGCATCGGGAAGTCGTGTGATGTCCCGATATACCGCCTCAGGATTGAACAGCATGCCCGGGAAGGGGTAAGCtgctattctaatattcatgacaTCTATTCTATTTCTATATCTTACTCACATGTTATCGGTCTAACTCGTTACAATGTTATTACtcatgcagtttatatggatgccaTACCGGAGGCCGAAAATTACAAATGTTGTACCCTCGTCCGCACTCGTTGATTCCCACATATTGTGCACTAACACACCAGTTATAAATTTCAACGTCGTCGAGTGGTATCACGGCAATCGGGTGTTTCGGCAGTTTGGCTGCATTCAACCTATCCCGGATCCGCCGTGCCAGGTGGGAGAAGATCACGGCTTGACAAAGAGAGGAAGAGTTCAATTGGATTGGGGAATTAAGCATCGGAAATTTGTCGCACTGTGGAATGATTGATTGCGCCGAATTCCTCAGATGGTTATGGCTACCGACCTGCAACCATCATTAGAGTATGCACAATGGTATTATAGTTGCGGGAAGCCATATTTACTTGGAGGCCAGTCGACTGTAATCCCCTCGTACGTGCAGCAAGTTGGGGGATCGGACGCAGAGAGTTCGATAGATCCGGATCCGATGGCATATTATTCTCCGCAACTGGCAGAGCCCGAGCAGGATCCCCAGCCAGATCCCGGACAATCACAGTTAAATGTGGATTCACATGGCTATCGTCCGGATTTGGTGGGCGGTGAATATTATCCAAGCTTCGCAGAGGGCGAATACGCCTACGAGTTTGAACTGTTTGGATCCCCCCGGCCGCAGTACGGCATGCCCAGCCCGTCCGATACGTATCCGCAGCATTATGGGACTCATTCCGGTTCAAGTTCGTCGGCGGCGAACGAGCCACAGGACCTTTCTTCTATGTTTGCCACACCCCCACTTGCGGACGATGAGGATGTTGGTCGTCGCCCAGGCCGTGAGCGTCGACCTCCGCGTAGGTATACCCCCCGGACAacaccatcgaaccatcaattttatGGGTTTAATGcactttttgtataaatttaatatttatattttaatttttgcttacttctaaattttttgtataaatatccattattctattttttcattatattaaagCTGAATCGAATTATGAATGCCTTTATTTTCGATATAATCTTAATAATTCCAAATGCGCACAtgatattttataacttaatctGAAAACAATTTGGATACAATTTAAGCGTAAGCATAAGccgaataataaaaattattattaattaaattactttttataaCAATATACATCAAAATTTTACAGCATTAGCTCAATTTCGACCCGATCCGGACGACTGTCTAACATGAAAGTTTCGGTTAGGGCATTTATTCCGGCTATGACCACTTAACCTGCATATTCCACAACACTTTCCATCAGATTTATCCCTAATGTCCATCTCATTATGGATTCTGCTTGACTGCGGACGACCCCTTGGATTCTTCCGTAGCCCTTTGTCTAGGAGAAGCTCGAAAGTCA
Coding sequences within it:
- the LOC107915490 gene encoding protein MAIN-LIKE 1-like, translating into MTLEDVAVQLGLPIDGSPVTGISSFNDQAALCYQLLEESPEDGDKYFSGIKFTWLKAKIRQLSATTTKGELMCVARAYIMHMIGAVLMPDAKGDSVHLSYLPLLADLSTARSYSWGSAVLATLYRELCRVTEPHVKDIDGCLILL